ctcaccagtgtgaattctctgatgttcaATGAGCTGTGAACTAATTCTAAAAACCTTCTCACAGTGcatacatttgtagggtttctcaccagtatgaattctctgatgttcgGTAAGCTGTGAATGAAATCTGAAGTCCTTGCCACATTCCATACATTTGTAAGTTTTCTCATCAGTATGGATTTTCTGATGTCGAGTAAGTTGTGCATGCACTCTAAAGGATTTCCCACAGAATGAGCATTCAAAGTGTTTCTCACCATCATGAACTCTTTGAAGTGGAGTAACTTTTCCAACTCTTTCAAAGGTCCTTCTGTATTCCTTACATTTATAGAACTTCTCATTATGAATTTTCTGGTATACATTAAAGTCTTTATAAAAACTACATGTATTCCCATATTCCATATATTTACAAGGTTTCACACCAGTATGAATATTCAGTTGTAACATACTGGAGTTATCTATCCCAAAGGTTTTCCAACATTGATTACATTCATAGTTTTTTCCACCAGTATGTATTTTCTGATATTCATCAAACTCTAAGTCACAACTGAAGACCTTCTCATATTCCTTGTATTCATAGGGCTTCTCACTGTCATGAGTTCTCCGAGGTAAAGTAAGAGATTCATGAGTTTTGTAACTGGGCACATTTTCAGAGATGATTTTCATTTGACTGAAATATCCCACTTCAGGTCCTTGTAAGTCaatcttgcttttgctttgccaGTCATTTCTGAAAATGGAACCTTCAAGGCCACATAACTTGCTACTTtccattacctcccactgagAACCAGTGTTTTGAATAATATCTTTTCCTACAGATAAATGCTTAGTCTCATTCCTGGACTCCAaatctgaaagaaaggaaaaaataattttcatgtactacaaaaataaaacagttataGAAAGAAGAGACAATTTAAGAATAATTCACCATATACATGAATTGGTTAAAATACTGTCATGAAAGATAAAGAGAGCTCACAGAGTAACAGCAGAACATAAAGATTATGAGGATTGTGATAAAGGTAACAGATTAAGTCAGTGGATCTGAAATTTGTGTGTTGGTCATCACCTGGTAAGCTCATTGGTTAAACAGAATCAAAATCTGTAGATGTAGAACTAGTCATTAGCATCTTGTAGAGGTAATGCTAACGCAGATCAAAATTTGATAATCCATATATACTAACACTTTTGTGGTTTTCCtccccaaaaataaattttaccgAGGATAATAACAAGGTGCAGTTTGTTAAGACCTCATTTTGcctgggcgtgttggctcatgcctgtaatcctagcactctgggagggcaaggtgggtgggtTACCTGAGCTCAGAACTTTGTGaccagtgaaaccctgcctctactaaaatacaaacagctgggcgtgatggcatgcgcctgtagtcccagctacttgggaggctgaggcacaagaattgcttgaacccaggaggtggaggctgcagggagctgagattgcaccactgcactctagcctgggcagcagagcgagagtccgtctcaaaaaaaaccaccTCATTTTAACGCATTCTCCTAATCATTTTTCATCTCCTAGATCAAAACAAATTTCCTATCATTTAGAGCTATCCACAGGACATTTCATTTCACATCAATGGTCTCTTTGTATGCcagcttcttttctttgttaaagTCTCAAGATACCCTCAGAAAGGGCATATTAGTTGACCCTAAATAacttcatttctgtttctaatCCCATATCTAGTGCCTTAccctcatatatatttttttcagttgtgtATTCAATACTTTTCTCTTACACCATTTACTTCCTTATTCCTTAAATTCCACAAGGACAAATGTAATAAATTTTCATGTGCCAATGTATAACAAGACCTAAGGACATAGTATATGATAATTAATTAGAGGAAAAGTAAATCACTGTATGAAtgaatctaaataaaaataaaagtatatatacaaagATAAGTCACTAGAAAAcaataattatcaaaataattatgtaactATAAGAATAATGCCAGTTACCAATGCCTCCCAACCCTCACATTGTATTAGtgattacatatgtatatttataatacagtAAGATACATAAATATGGCGAAcattcatatgtatttattttccaacTGCTTCTCCACCTACACATATTGTCCACCACTATTGCTTATTCCCTCTTATGCAGAGCCATGATTGACATGTGGAATGAAGAAATACAATCGGGATGTGTTATTTACTTCTCTTCAACAGCATATTTACATTTACTCCGCCGTCCTCCTAAAACcttcctctattttttcttttatcttcttttacagatattcctttccattttcttatagCAAAAGTCAACTAATGCTGTactttccaaaaatatatttcagatattaaaataatatctgaaTATAATTATAACTACTGTTAGACTTACACAGTTCTGAGCAAGGGCTTATGTGTGAAAAGGAGAATATGCTAACAGAATCATATGAAGAAGGTGGTCTAGGTAGACAAGATTGGAAGGCACTTTGTAGCAAAGGATTTTATGGAGATCATCTGGAGGCCAACAGTGAGAGAAGGGAATGCCTGAGGAAAACTCAGAGCAACACATAAACACTGCATGATAAAGGGCAAGAATAATTTTCTGTGACTTAATTATGTATAAGATGAAATAATGCAGGCATCAATATCTGACGACAACATTAAAACCAGATTTGAGTGCCAGTATCAGTAAATCAAAAGAAGTTTCAGTTAGAAATAAAGAAGCTCTctactaggctgggtgcagtggctgtaacatctgtaatcccagcattttgagaggccaaggtgtgcggatcacttgaggtcagtagtttgagaacagcctggccaacatggcgaaaccccgtctgtactaaaaatacaaaaaaacttagctaggcacggtggcacatgcctgtaatcccagctacttgggaggctgaggcaggagaatcgctcaaacctgggagacggaggttgcagtgagctgagactgcgccaccacactccaggctgggcaacagagtgagactacgtcttaaaaaaaaaagaagctcacTATTAAATAACTGTTGAGTCAATGTGGAAATGTAACTGAAATCACAAAGTTTGTAGAGAACCATGATGTTGAAAACATTTCTAACTGACATCTATGGAACGCAAATACATTTGtctcataaaaagtaaaaacttaaatgcttttttttaaaaaagtaaaaataaccaaTGTATAAAGAACAGTGACCTAAAGAAAAGGTGAGGAATTAGCAAACAATCACTAGGTGatgaaaacatacacaaaatgtTATTAAGACTCCTATGCTAATAAAGCTGAAAATGTAGACTAATGAATGAATTTCTTGGTAAAGGAATATTTAAAACCAACCCAAAAAGCAACAATagttggaaaaaaacaaattcctgGAATGAGATAAAATGTTCACTCACTccatgaaacagaaaaatcataaCCATGACTTATTGTCCTTGTTATTGAAATAAACCAGATAATAAGCCAGGAATCCTAGAACAAAGACCTGAATCATGATCTGGACCAGGGGAGGTATGAGATGTAACCTGTAATGTTttgccagaaagaaaaaagttttacaaCAGTGGGTCACATCAAAGGGACACAAAAATAGTTTGCGGGAGCTAAAGTGCCACCATTTTGACAATACAAGAGtcaaatgaggggaaaaaagtttATGTACTGAAACATGCTAAActaaacaaaaccagaaaaatgcACTCATATCCAATTCAATGCTGGGTCTGGGATAGGGAGGGTATGGAATGAGCCTTGGATAAGCTTTGGACAAAAAGTGAGAATAAATTCAAAGGTTAAAGGATAAAGCCAAAGCACACAGAAATCACCATAAGAAACATGGTATCAGTATATCAAAATTTCATCCAATATTCATACAGCTGGACATCAAAAATCAGACTCTGGTGGGCTAATGTATACTGAaccaataaaatcaataaacataatgaGACTTAATAGAAGGTATGAAAATTTCTAGTGCACCATTTGAGGTGGCTACTTACTTACAGTAATATAAAAGACATATAATAAAAAAAGCCTCTTTGCCTTTCCTACTAGAATTACAAAAGTTTACCAAAGAACATGACAGCAACTAATATATAAAAGGAATGACAAATTGAAACACACTGATTCCAATGAGGACTTCCAATTGCAAAAACATTAGGTGAACCACTGAAAAGGAACTGTGTATCTATAAAATGCCAAATTAAGACCACAGAGATTGGTTTCTGACCACACTGTCTGAATTAGCTCTTTCTCCATCACACACCATCCCTTTATTCTTATACATATCACTATATATGTTCTCTACTTatctgtttacttgtttattatacATCTCAAGAACTAGTATGTCAATTCCATGAGAGCAGGGTCTGTATTGGTCTTGGTCACCATTGTACCGATATCTGTCTCAATGTAGACCTGAATAAATATTGAGAATATGAATGAGCATTTTTTTTGgtcaatatatacatacataagtcTAAATACAAGATGAACTGGAAAACAGTTGGTGGCACTGAAGATCTTAATTTCCTCCAAGTGCcaggcttttgtttctttttttaaaacaaacaaacaaaacacagtctgggctgggtgcagtggcttacacctgtaatcccaccactttgggaggccaaggcgggcagatcacgaggtcaggagattgagactatcctggctaacacggtgataccccatctctactaaaaatacaaaaaattagccgggcgtggtggcatgcgcctgtagtcccagctactcgggaggctgagacagaatggcatgaacccaggagacagaggttgcagcaagctgaaattgtgccactgcactccagcctgggtgacagagcgagactgtctcaaaaaaatcaataaataaaatcaacaacaacaacaacaacaacatcaaagtAAAAACCCACAGGCTTTTGAAGGGATTTTCCCAACAGAATCACAGGGGCTAATCTCCCTCCTGGACCAGATAGGCTTTGTGCTTTGGCAATGACTTTCTATCACTGATTGGCCATCACTCACCTGGCCCTGTCTTCTTTCACATCCCATAAACTCTATAGAGCAACTTCCCTTCCTCCAGTAAGGTGATCCCAATTGGATTAGAAATGGAAGACTGCTTACAacaaagaaatgtaacaatgttttttttattatagccaatttttaaaatacagctttgAGAATTGGCTAAAGTTTtactaaataaaatcaaaattatattgaTAAAGATGtcagaaaagagaaatgtgaGGGAACTGGAAAAACATTCACCTTAGAGTAACCACAGAATTATCAAGTATAAAGAGACTAGACAGGTAAAGAAAGCTCTTATGTTATTTAAACCCATACTAATTCTTTGTCTGGAGAAGCAGTATAATAGTTAAAAAATACTGTCTTTGGTGCCAGATTGCCTGGGTGGAAAGCCTACCTCTGCAATTAAGTGGCTGTGTAGCCTTGCAGAAGTACCTAAATACTCTCTGTTGTAAGCAACCTCTTCTGTACAACAATAATAGAAATAGCACTTATATCACAGagttattgtaagaattaaacaagtcctttttttatgagatggagtcttgccctgttgcccaggctggagtgcagtggcgcaatcttggctcactgcaacctctacctcccgagttcaagcgggttccagcaattctcctgcctcagcctcctgagtagctgggactacaggcacatgccaccatgcccagctgatttttttatattttagtagagatggggtttcaccgtgttgcccaggttggtcgcgaactcctgagctcaggcaatccacccaccacctcggcctcccaaagtgctgggattacaggcatgagccaccacgcccagccaagagtcaattatgtaaagtgcttaggatGGGGCCAAGTAGAAGGCAAGAACTATGGAAGCTGAGAGGAAAGTTAGTAACTTTCTGAGCTATTAAAAGGTCCTTGGTGGAATACTAATTTAATGTTAAATGTAAAGTTCTTTAGCCATAAAGCAGGTGGGAGGAAATGAATATGAACTCTTTATCAATCCATCAATATATAAATTGTAGAGATTCTTTTAACGATTATAACAAATCAGGACACACAGTATGTTAAAAGTTCTCCCAGAAGGCAGGTAAGAATATAAAGTATTTATAGCAATTCTGACCTCAAACACAATGTACAGGTTGTACATGCCGAATCTACAATCTGAAATTCAGCTACAAAATCctaaactttttgagcactgacatgatgctACAAGTGAAATACACATAACTACttaacacaaactttgtttcatgcacaaaactattaaaaacattgtataaaattactttcagtctatgtgtataaagtgtacatgaaacataaatgaattttgtgtttcaaTTTGGGTTCCATCCCTAAGATGTCTCATTATGTATAAgcagatattccaaaatctgaaaaaaaatcccaaatccaaaacactCTCATCCCAagtattttggataagggatactcaacctgtaatgTCTCAATGATATGCTATATGTGTCCCATAAGTCAAATCCAGCTCCTTGGTATCAAAGAAGGTAGAAATTATATGAAGGGCCTAAGAAGGTAAGAATATCATGAAGAATGTTAAAGACTAATGGAGATGTCATTTGCAACACAACAATACTGAAAGCATGCCTTTGAAATCAGTTCACCTAGTTTCTTAAAACATAGCCTTGAGgacggcgcagtggctcacacctgtaatcccagcactttgggaggccaaggtgggcgaatcacaaggtcaggagttcaagaccagcctggccaacatggtgaaaccctgtctctactaaaaatacaaaaaattagatgggcatagtggcgggctcctgtaattccagctactctggaggctgaggcagaagaatcacttgaacccgggaggcagaggttgcagtgagccaagatcatgtcactgcactccaacctgggtgacagagtgagactccatctcataaacaaaacaaaacatagccTTGAGTTCACTGAATATCAGTTGATAGTCTAGAGAGTATATTCTAAGTTATTTAAGGCAGATAAATTTACCCAGTGAGAGTAAGTTGCTGTAGTTCTCCATCATCACATCCCAGTACAAGTTCCTCTGAGCAGAATCCAGATATTCCCATTCCTCCTGAGAGAAGTTGATGACCACATCCCTGAGTGTCACCAGTTCCTGAAACAACAAACCCGTACATTACAGGtaaaatttaaggaaatatttttgagaaaaagacAAGAGGAATTGCCTTATAGCAAGGGGATTGGACAGTAAACAAGGAGGCCAAAAGAAGACTGTGACATGGGAAGTAAGGAAATTAGTGCTTCCAAACCAGACTATCATCTTTCAAGACTCCCTTTGATCCACTGAAATCTTTCTGCATACTTATGGGATCTCTTATTTAGCCAACCATGTCTGGAAATTAATAACCAGTTTACAAATTAAAAGAAGTACTATATACAAGCACATTTCATGCTATGTGCCTGCCTCATGAATCATCAATAAAGGTAAGTTTCTATACCGTCATTCCCCTGTACAGGAGAAAAATATCTAACTTTGAAAATGGGGtatgaataaaattaaagatttctTGTAGCTCCAAGTTCATTACTATGTGACATATTATTTCACATtatataataacaattattacTTCCAGcgataaagttttttttttttttttgagacggagtctcgctctgtcgcccaggccggactgcggactgcagtggcgcaatctcggctcactgcaagctccgcttcccgggttcacgccattctcctgcctcagcctccccagtagctgggactacaggcgcccgccaccgcgcccggctaattttttgtattttttttagtagagacggggtttcaccttgttagccaggatggtctcgatctcctgacctcatgatccacccgcctcggcctcccaaagtgctgggattacaggcgtgagccaccgcgcccggccgcgaTAAAGTTTTTAGTAAGTGTTTTTTAGTGGCTACAGAGTAgttttcttgttaaaaatataatagcCTTAATTATATTCCAACGTTTAGGTTAGAGAAGGTCTTCTCCAATGCTGCGTCTACAATCATCATCATTTTGTATGACTTGAGGCCATTCAACATCAAATCAATCTACCTGGAAACTCAAGTCTGTGGAGAAGGTCAGAGTATGCCCAATTATCAAACAGATCCATCTGCTTTTTCCCTATCCAAGAATATGACAAGGAAAAGTCTAGGGATTCAACTTTTGCTTTATATCTGCTCTTGACAAAGGACTGAACACATAGGAGTGTTGAACATTCTTTGGGGAATAGAGGCACACAGGAGGGACACTGTGCTGTTAGACTCCAGCCCTTACTAGAAAGCGAAGAAGTATGGGGTTGTGGTACAGGTTCTTTGACAGAGGTGTTTGGTAGGAAgaatcagaaaaaggaaatatcacaaagaaaagagaagtagTTAACTTACATGGTCCATGGTTAGAACTGTAAAGAATTGGTCAGGGAATTCCACTTCTGGCATGACAGCATGAGGAGCTCCATGGACATGATCCCCaatgaaactgtaaaaattattttttaagaaagaaccacCATTAAAAGTCTCTGGAAATGGTGCTAGGAATGtacagcaaatgaagaaacattagTTTAAGAGAATCTCAAAAAACATGTTAAGAACTCTTAGAGTCTAGACTCCGTGAACCAAACCTGAGCCCTCCATTGTCCATTCTATCTTGGTGAGAAAGACTCCACTCCAGACAGGATAGCCAAGGGCATGGGGCTTCTTCACCACTTCTCAACCCTTGCCCCAGTCAGATAGCTATCTTCCTAGGTGGGGTAAGACATCATCACTTTTCACTCTGCCCCAGTTACCTGTTGCGCAGCTGAAGAATGAGGACTCCCTTCCTCTGCCTAGCCCCAAAACATGAAATGTAGGCTTTAACTTGGATGTGGTACTGCTGAGCATACTGAGGTTTCCAACTGTTGTGTCCTGGCTCCCGGGGCAAGTGTTCCATGCCCAAACAGGCAAGCCAGGCAGACCTGGCTGCTGCCCCATCTGCCATCTACCAAGCACTCAGCTCCTAAAGCAGGGGAATCACTCAGAGAGATGCACGCCATTGTCCCTACCTCCAGCACTAGAATGGTGGCTCTGAGATTTTGTCCAGGGGGAGAAGCAGGCCATAGAACAGAGAGTTCTGTATTGCTCCTCAAAGGAACTGAATTGACTTGCAACAGAATGTGGAGAAGTTTAAACCTAAGGGCAATgtcaaaaactgaaaattttggtGAAGGGCAATTGAGAGGAGGTTGATTAGAGATGTATATTATACTGTAGGG
The DNA window shown above is from Homo sapiens chromosome 19, GRCh38.p14 Primary Assembly and carries:
- the ZNF529 gene encoding zinc finger protein 529 isoform X3: MKIIFSFLSDLESRNETKHLSVGKDIIQNTGSQWEVMESSKLCGLEGSIFRNDWQSKSKIDLQGPEVGYFSQMKIISENVPSYKTHESLTLPRRTHDSEKPYEYKEYEKVFSCDLEFDEYQKIHTGGKNYECNQCWKTFGIDNSSMLQLNIHTGVKPCKYMEYGNTCSFYKDFNVYQKIHNEKFYKCKEYRRTFERVGKVTPLQRVHDGEKHFECSFCGKSFRVHAQLTRHQKIHTDEKTYKCMECGKDFRFHSQLTEHQRIHTGEKPYKCMHCEKVFRISSQLIEHQRIHTGEKPYACKECGKAFGVCRELARHQRIHTGKKPYECKACGKVFRNSSSLTRHQRIHTGEKPYKCKECEKAFGVGSELTRHERIHSGQKPYECKECGKFFRLTSALIQHQRIHSGEKPYECKVCGKAFRHSSALTEHQRIHTGEKPYECKACGKAFRHSSSFTKHQRIHTDDKPYECKECGNSFSVVGHLTCQPKIYTGEKSFD
- the ZNF529 gene encoding zinc finger protein 529 isoform a (isoform a is encoded by transcript variant 2), with product MANSSFIGDHVHGAPHAVMPEVEFPDQFFTVLTMDHELVTLRDVVINFSQEEWEYLDSAQRNLYWDVMMENYSNLLSLDLESRNETKHLSVGKDIIQNTGSQWEVMESSKLCGLEGSIFRNDWQSKSKIDLQGPEVGYFSQMKIISENVPSYKTHESLTLPRRTHDSEKPYEYKEYEKVFSCDLEFDEYQKIHTGGKNYECNQCWKTFGIDNSSMLQLNIHTGVKPCKYMEYGNTCSFYKDFNVYQKIHNEKFYKCKEYRRTFERVGKVTPLQRVHDGEKHFECSFCGKSFRVHAQLTRHQKIHTDEKTYKCMECGKDFRFHSQLTEHQRIHTGEKPYKCMHCEKVFRISSQLIEHQRIHTGEKPYACKECGKAFGVCRELARHQRIHTGKKPYECKACGKVFRNSSSLTRHQRIHTGEKPYKCKECEKAFGVGSELTRHERIHSGQKPYECKECGKFFRLTSALIQHQRIHSGEKPYECKVCGKAFRHSSALTEHQRIHTGEKPYECKACGKAFRHSSSFTKHQRIHTDDKPYECKECGNSFSVVGHLTCQPKIYTGEKSFD
- the ZNF529 gene encoding zinc finger protein 529 isoform c (isoform c is encoded by transcript variant 5) codes for the protein MESSKLCGLEGSIFRNDWQSKSKIDLQGPEVGYFSQMKIISENVPSYKTHESLTLPRRTHDSEKPYEYKEYEKVFSCDLEFDEYQKIHTGGKNYECNQCWKTFGIDNSSMLQLNIHTGVKPCKYMEYGNTCSFYKDFNVYQKIHNEKFYKCKEYRRTFERVGKVTPLQRVHDGEKHFECSFCGKSFRVHAQLTRHQKIHTDEKTYKCMECGKDFRFHSQLTEHQRIHTGEKPYKCMHCEKVFRISSQLIEHQRIHTGEKPYACKECGKAFGVCRELARHQRIHTGKKPYECKACGKVFRNSSSLTRHQRIHTGEKPYKCKECEKAFGVGSELTRHERIHSGQKPYECKECGKFFRLTSALIQHQRIHSGEKPYECKVCGKAFRHSSALTEHQRIHTGEKPYECKACGKAFRHSSSFTKHQRIHTDDKPYECKECGNSFSVVGHLTCQPKIYTGEKSFD
- the ZNF529 gene encoding zinc finger protein 529 isoform b (isoform b is encoded by transcript variant 3), which produces MPEVEFPDQFFTVLTMDHELVTLRDVVINFSQEEWEYLDSAQRNLYWDVMMENYSNLLSLDLESRNETKHLSVGKDIIQNTGSQWEVMESSKLCGLEGSIFRNDWQSKSKIDLQGPEVGYFSQMKIISENVPSYKTHESLTLPRRTHDSEKPYEYKEYEKVFSCDLEFDEYQKIHTGGKNYECNQCWKTFGIDNSSMLQLNIHTGVKPCKYMEYGNTCSFYKDFNVYQKIHNEKFYKCKEYRRTFERVGKVTPLQRVHDGEKHFECSFCGKSFRVHAQLTRHQKIHTDEKTYKCMECGKDFRFHSQLTEHQRIHTGEKPYKCMHCEKVFRISSQLIEHQRIHTGEKPYACKECGKAFGVCRELARHQRIHTGKKPYECKACGKVFRNSSSLTRHQRIHTGEKPYKCKECEKAFGVGSELTRHERIHSGQKPYECKECGKFFRLTSALIQHQRIHSGEKPYECKVCGKAFRHSSALTEHQRIHTGEKPYECKACGKAFRHSSSFTKHQRIHTDDKPYECKECGNSFSVVGHLTCQPKIYTGEKSFD